The following coding sequences lie in one Arachis ipaensis cultivar K30076 chromosome B05, Araip1.1, whole genome shotgun sequence genomic window:
- the LOC107641329 gene encoding U-box domain-containing protein 34-like, with translation MSDVPSTVSKAVPSFCTVYIISKGKISSVKTATVLLSPKPASQNKIHSSLAQRAERPRNLTLPRHVSGGYQSHDFDEISMLPAGSFPDKRAYARRNRGSDEAISPYETKRRNYASNNVPEDCDISFVASAKPSVDRLFPSLYSDDDFDGTRSRSRSPQESGQKSFMCDDYSFTSLLSPTENEEMEAEVRKLKLELKQTMEMYSSARKEALTAKEKAMELQRWKKEEKRKMEDLQISEGAALASPGGEKEKDQRIAESEAQKKISPEKTSPREAPQMKRGLEPRGVGTAMYRRYSIEEIEEATQKFSAAFKIGEGGYGPVYKGELDHTPVAIKVLRPDATHGREQFNQEVEVLTCIRHPNMVLLLGACPEYGCLVYEYMANGSLDDCLLRRGKLPALPWQLRFQIAAEIATGLLFLHQTKPEPIVHRDLKPGNILLDRNFVSKISDVGLARLVPPSVADAVTQYRLTSTAGTFCYIDPEYQQTGMLGIKSDIYSLGIMLLQIVTARSPMGLAHHVKRAIAKGTLEEVLDPAISDWPMDHTLHFTKLALKCAEMMRKDRPDLGKVVLPELNKLRTFAEENMPPMMMFGRAFSPRPQQ, from the exons ATGAGTGATGTTCCAAGCACGGTGTCAAAAGCGGTACCGTCATTCTGCACCGTCTATATAATCTCCAAAGGAAAGATCTCATCCGTTAAAACTGCGACCGTATTACTCTCTCCAAAACCTGCGTCGCAGAATAAGATCCACTCTTCTCTGGCTCAACGTGCTGAGCGACCACGCAACCTCACACTCCCACGACATG TTTCAGGTGGATaccaatctcatgattttgatgAAATATCAATGCTTCCAG CCGGATCATTTCCAGACAAACGCGCATATGCACGCCGTAATCGCGGCAGTGATGAAGCCAT ATCACCatacgagacaaaaagaagaaACTACGCATCAAATAATGTACCTGAAGATTGTGACATATCATTTGTGGCGAGTGCAAAACCAAGTGTTGATAGGCTCTTCCCTTCGTTGTATTCCGATGATGATTTTGATGGAACCAGATCAAGATCAAGATCCCCCCAAGAATCAGGACAGAAATCTTTCATGTGTGATGACTACTCATTCACCTCTCTATTATCGCCAACAGAGAAC GAAGAAATGGAAGCTGAGGTGAGAAAGCTAAAGCTAGAACTGAAGCAGACAATGGAGATGTATAGCTCAGCTCGCAAGGAAGCTCTAACAGCAAAGGAGAAG GCAATGGAGCTTCAACGgtggaaaaaggaagaaaagaggaAGATGGAAGACTTACAAATATCGGAAGGAGCGGCATTGGCTAGTCCAGGGGGGGAGAAAGAAAAGGATCAAAGGATCGCAGAGTCTGAAGCACAGAAAAAAATTAGTCCAGAGAAAACATCTCCGCGAGAAGCACCACAGATGAAGAGAGGACTAGAACCTCGAGGTGTTGGTACTGCCATGTACCGAAGGTACTCCATTGAGGAAATCGAGGAAGCGACACAAAAGTTCTCAGCAGCTTTCAAGATCGGTGAAGGAGGCTATGGCCCTGTATACAAGGGTGAATTAGATCACACACCGGTTGCAATAAAAGTTTTGAGGCCAGATGCAACTCATGGAAGGGAACAATTTAATCAAGAG GTTGAAGTGTTAACTTGTATAAGGCATCCAAACATGGTTCTCCTCCTCGGAGCATGCCCAGAGTATGGTTGCTTAGTGTATGAGTACATGGCTAATGGGAGCTTGGACGATTGCCTCCTCCGACGAGGGAAGTTACCGGCTCTTCCTTGGCAGCTAAGGTTCCAAATTGCTGCAGAGATAGCCACAGGCCTCCTATTCCTTCACCAGACAAAGCCAGAGCCCATTGTACACCGCGACTTGAAGCCAGGAAACATTTTGCTAGACCGGAATTTCGTGAGCAAGATCAGTGATGTTGGGCTAGCCAGGCTTGTCCCTCCTTCAGTTGCAGACGCCGTCACTCAGTATCGTTTGACATCAACAGCCGGAACATTCTGTTACATTGACCCTGAGTACCAACAGACTGGCATGCTTGGAATCAAGTCTGATATTTACTCACTTGGGATCATGCTTCTCCAAATTGTGACAGCTAGGTCACCAATGGGTTTGGCTCATCATGTTAAGAGGGCCATCGCCAAAGGGACTTTGGAAGAGGTGCTTGATCCAGCTATTTCTGACTGGCCAATGGACCACACCTTGCATTTCACCAAACTCGCCTTGAAATGCGCCGAAATGATGAGAAAAGATAGACCTGATCTTGGGAAAGTTGTCTTACCGGAGCTCAATAAACTTAGGACATTTGCTGAAGAAAACATGCCTCCTATGATGATGTTTGGAAGAGCCTTCTCTCCGAGACCACAACAATGA
- the LOC110272153 gene encoding uncharacterized protein LOC110272153: MSNLMTMMNHGKRVVAVAIENNKTSQSAAKWAVDNILPKDQDLLLIHVKQRSSSDNSRSPLRSYEMKEGTDRPHDKESKELFESFRVFCNRKNVHFKEILLEDTDISKALVESVTTYSIELLVLGAASRSGLARYSCRN; encoded by the exons aTGTCTAACCTTATGACGATGATGAATCATGGAAAGCGTGTTGTTGCTGTGGCAATTGAGAATAATAAGACAAGCCAAAGTGCTGCAAAATGGGCAGTGGATAATATTCTTCCAAAGGATCAAGATCTCTTACTCATCCATGTTAAGCAAAGATCATCATCAGATAATAGTCGTTCACCAT TGAGAAGCTATGAGATGAAAGAAGGTACGGATAGACCACATGACAAAGAATCAAAGGAGCTGTTTGAGTCGTTTCGAGTGTTTTGCAACAGAAAGAAT GTACACTTCAAAGAAATTTTGTTAGAGGACACAGATATATCAAAGGCATTAGTAGAAAGTGTTACCACATATTCCATTGAGCTTTTAGTACTTGGGGCAGCATCAAGGAGTGGTCTTGCTAGGTATAGCTGTAgaaactaa
- the LOC107641330 gene encoding uncharacterized protein LOC107641330 gives MYFLLTTLKVAYVLTIPRPPEVEREAIVKTRAKQKWDNDDYICTGHILNGIADALFDVYQNQGCRKDQENEDASTITTPILEGSSNFITSSSPLNSSKRPRLLPNQLDVFRLERDPGMRPMIWKFPPNKRDEIHWAYIKVGPNQPILDNYPFSGDKSHRRFQASWFKLFPSLLEYSIEDDAIYCFPCFLFAKEPSINTGSNAFIENGFRNWKKVNSKKECALLNHIGKDPNSFHHKALKSCDDLMKQSQHIDRLLHKQTSEEIEKNRIRLGASIDCIRWLTFQGCAYRGHDESQSSSNRARDESKKEQMAIVLRFVTLDGFVKERFFDLVHVTDTCATTLKKELIFVLSHYNLQVKNIRGQGYDGASNMRGEWNGLQALFLKDSPQAYYVHCFAYRLQLALVAASRELLLQQLRDGGWCNFLANVKDFCEKHEIEVLNMSAQYVFGRGRSRQPSVTVEHHYRIDVFLTTIDSQIQELNSRFNEQTIELLTLSCALDPKDNFKSFNIEEISKLAEKFYPIDFPSNELNILKSQLQYYQHDIPNHLKGIGTLSELCNKLQETGKSRTYHMVDRLIRLVLTLSVSTATTERAFSAMKIVKTRLRSKMADEFLADNLIIYIEKELAAIFDTNSIIDDFENRKKRRIVFS, from the exons ATGTACTTCCTTCTCACAACACTAAAAGTGGCATATGTTCTTACCATACCAAGACCACCAGAAGTTGAAAGGGAGGCCATTGTAAAAACACGAGCCAAGCAAAAATGGGACAACGATGACTACATATGTACCGGGCACATACTCAATGGCATAGCTGATGCACTATTTGATGTCTACCAAAATCAGGGGTGCAG aaaagatcaagagaatgaagatgcttCTACTATTACTACTCCAATACTTGAGGGGTCATCAAATTTCATTACTTCAAGTTCTCCATTGAATAGCTCAAAGCGTCCTCGACTTCTTCCAAATCAACTGGATGTTTTTCGTTTGGAAAGAGATCCTGGAATGCGACCAATGATTTGGAAGTTTCCTCCAAATAAAAGAGATGAAATCCATTGGGCTTATATTAAAGTTGGGCCAAATCAGCCAATTCTTGATAATTATCCATTTTCTGGTGATAAAAGTCATCGTCGCTTTCAAGCTTCATGGTTTAAATTGTTCCCATCTTTGTTAGAATATTCTATAGAAGATGATGCTATATATTGTTTTCcgtgctttctttttgctaaggaaCCTTCAATCAATACGGGTTCAAATGCTTTTATTGAGAATGGTTTCAGGAATTGGAAGAAAGTAAATAGTAAAAAAGAATGTGCTCTTTTGAATCACATTGGCAAAGATCCTAACTCATTCCATCATAAGGCGCTGAAATCATGTGATGATTTGATGAAACAATCACAACATATTGACAGACTTCTTCATAAGCAAACATCAGAAGAGATTGAAAAGAATCGAATTCGACTAGGAGCATCTATAGATTGCATTAGATGGTTGACATTTCAAGGTTGTGCATACAGAGGACATGATGAAAGCCAAAGTTCAAGCAACAGAG CTAGAGACGAATCTAAAAAGGAGCAAATGGCCATTGTTTTGAGATTTGTTACTCTAGATGGTTTTGTTAAAGAGAGATTTTTTGATCTTGTGCATGTCACTGATACTTGTGCAACAACTTTAAAGAAAGAATTGATTTTTGTCCTTTCTCATTATAATCTCCAAGTTAAAAATATTAGGGGTCAAGGGTATGATGGTGCTAGCAACATGCGGGGTGAGTGGAATGGTTTGCAAGCTTTGTTTCTTAAAGATTCTCCACAAGCATACTATGTGCATTGTTTTGCTTATAGGTTACAATTAGCATTGGTGGCAGCTTCAAGAGAG TTACTTCTTCAACAATTAAGAGATGGTGGATGGTGCAATTTTCTTGCAAATGTTAAAGATTTTTGTGAAAAACATGAAATTGAAGTCCTTAATATGAGTGCACAATATGtttttggaagaggtcgatctcgTCAACCAAGTGTGACAGTTGAGCATCATTATCGAATAGATGTATTCTTGACAACAATTGACTCTCAAATACAAGAGTTGAATAGTAGATTTAATGAGCAAACAATAGAGCTTTTGACTTTGAGTTGTGCTTTGGATCCTAAGGACAATTTCAAATCATTCAATATTGAAGAAATCAGCAAGTTAGCAGAGAAGTTTTATCCCATTGACTTTCCTTCTAATGAGCTAAATATTTTGAAATCTCAGTTGCAATATTATCAGCATGATATACCAAATCATTTGAAAGGTATTGGTACACTTTCTGAATTGTGCAACAAGTTGCAAGAAAcgggaaaatcaagaacttatcaCATGGTTGATAGATTAATACGTCTTGTTTTGACTCTATCAGTGTCTACAGCAACAACAGAAAGAGCTTTTTCAGCAATGAAAATTGTTAAGACAAGACTCCGAAGTAAGATGGCTGATGAATTTCTTGCAGACAATTTGATCAtctatatagaaaaagaattagCAGCTATTTTTGACACAAATTCAATTATAGatgattttgaaaatagaaaaaaacgtCGAATAGTCTTTTCATGA